The following coding sequences lie in one Metopolophium dirhodum isolate CAU chromosome 5, ASM1992520v1, whole genome shotgun sequence genomic window:
- the LOC132944239 gene encoding brain tumor protein → MMASPTPSLDSLSGFNTFGPDYNRSLSSSHSPTDSDSSGSGVSTGGSGTSNNTGPRKCQLCHEIFSNPRVLPCLHTFCHACLENNQDQPEKITCPNCHQECILTNRGISGLLPDFTVNGSIEVNPDKFAGVCKGCKNLNTNVVAYCYDCQQTLCANCMMAHQFMNCFEDHRLHGLTFENGDDTKNAFIPTSVGDRVVFCSRHKNESLKYFCRTCNVPVCKECTLSDHQFSMHDVEHLSDIGVKLLDILNGTVQESKVKATDIRNMVKNIEHTSNKLQVQYHKAQNEINETFAFYRSMLEERKQELLKEVESVYSAKQLTLNEASQKGLEVVDKIYQTGEFVDRLTKNANVVECLLFKKLLDSKLQSLMSYEPDNSVQNICDLEFVSNYQAIQVGVRNTFGYVRSSTELGVIGPGKQPPIARPTNGSLMNGNSAIISNGCMNGGGVPTDLLQQHNGVTCTNGGGGNGGGIIERPYSNGLTSTSPLSSGQYDTNNILSKRFNSVNSLGPFSASSIGDLNLNAIGNMNGINGMGGGNGGGGGGGGGGGGMNSINPYEKWSNGGSGDIFQNGSADFPLTIDNNDSILDLSSKLFTASIFPPKSQIKRHKMIYHCKFGEFGAMEGQFTEPSGVAVNAQNDIIVADTNNHRIQIFDKEGRFKFQFGECGKRDGQLLYPNRVAVVKPSGDIIVTERSPTHQIQIYNQYGQFVRKFGANILQHPRGITVDNKGRIVVVECKVMRVIIFDQAGNVLVKFGCSKHLEFPNGVVVNDKQEIFISDNRAHCVKVFNYEGQYLRQIGSQGITNYPIGVGINASGEILIADNHNNFNLTIFTQEGQLVSALESKVKHAQCFDVALMDDGSVVLASKDYRLYIYRYIQIPPMLM, encoded by the coding sequence ATGATGGCTTCTCCTACGCCGTCTCTAGATTCGTTATCCGGATTCAACACATTCGGCCCGGACTACAATAGATCGTTGTCATCCAGCCACTCACCAACCGACTCAGATAGCAGCGGCTCGGGCGTGTCCACAGGTGGCAGTGGAACTAGCAACAACACTGGTCCCCGCAAATGCCAGTTGTGCCATGAGATATTCTCAAACCCTCGAGTGCTTCCTTGTCTACATACGTTCTGTCACGCCTGCTTAGAGAATAACCAGGATCAACCGGAGAAGATCACGTGCCCTAACTGTCACCAGGAGTGCATCCTTACAAACCGCGGAATATCCGGACTGTTGCCCGACTTCACCGTTAACGGTTCGATCGAGGTCAACCCGGACAAGTTTGCGGGCGTGTGCAAGGGCTGCAAGAATCTAAACACAAACGTGGTGGCATACTGTTACGACTGTCAACAAACGTTGTGCGCAAACTGCATGATGGCCCACCAATTCATGAACTGTTTCGAAGACCACCGCCTGCACGGTCTGACGTTCGAGAATGGCGACGACACGAAGAATGCGTTCATACCGACCAGCGTGGGTGACCGCGTTGTGTTCTGCTCACGTCACAAGAACGAGTCACTGAAGTACTTTTGCCGCACGTGCAATGTGCCCGTGTGCAAGGAGTGCACGCTCAGTGACCATCAGTTCAGCATGCATGACGTGGAGCACCTGAGTGACATTGGCGTCAAGCTGCTCGACATACTCAACGGCACAGTGCAGGAGAGCAAGGTTAAGGCGACCGACATCCGCAATATGGTTAAGAACATTGAACACACATCCAACAAGCTGCAAGTGCAGTACCATAAGGCACAGAACGAGATTAACGAGACATTCGCATTTTACCGGTCCATGCTCGAGGAGCGCAAACAGGAACTTCTCAAGGAGGTGGAGAGCGTGTACAGCGCCAAGCAGCTGACGCTGAACGAGGCGTCGCAGAAGGGATTGGAGGTGGTGGACAAGATCTATCAGACCGGCGAGTTCGTCGACCGTCTGACTAAAAACGCCAACGTTGTCGAGTGCCTGCTGTTCAAGAAACTGCTTGACTCCAAGCTACAATCGCTTATGAGTTACGAACCTGATAACAGCGTGCAGAACATTTGTGACCTAGAATTCGTGTCCAACTACCAGGCCATACAAGTTGGCGTGAGGAACACGTTCGGGTATGTACGGTCCAGCACCGAGTTGGGAGTGATCGGGCCGGGCAAGCAGCCGCCGATCGCCCGTCCAACGAACGGGTCGCTGATGAACGGCAATTCGGCGATCATCTCCAACGGATGCATGAACGGCGGTGGCGTCCCCACGGACCTGTTACAACAGCACAATGGTGTCACCTGCACAAACGGAGGAGGCGGTAACGGTGGAGGCATCATCGAACGTCCGTACTCCAACGGACTAACGTCCACCAGCCCACTTTCGTCCGGCCAGTACGACACTAACAACATACTGTCCAAGCGGTTCAACAGCGTCAACAGCCTGGGACCGTTCTCGGCCAGTTCGATCGGTGACCTGAATTTGAACGCCATCGGCAACATGAACGGCATAAACGGTATGGGTGGAGGAaacggtggtggtggtggtggtggcggcggcggtggaggtATGAACAGCATCAATCCGTACGAGAAGTGGTCCAACGGCGGAAGTGGCGACATTTTTCAGAACGGCAGCGCAGACTTCCCATTGACCATCGACAACAATGACTCCATACTGGACCTGTCCAGCAAATTATTCACTGCGTCCATATTTCCACCTAAGTCGCAGATTAAGCGGCACAAGATGATCTACCACTGCAAGTTCGGCGAGTTCGGTGCCATGGAGGGCCAGTTCACTGAGCCCAGTGGCGTGGCAGTGAACGCGCAGAACGACATCATCGTGGCGGACACCAACAACCACCGTATCCAGATATTCGACAAGGAGGGCCGGTTCAAGTTCCAGTTCGGCGAGTGCGGCAAACGGGACGGGCAGCTGCTGTACCCGAACCGTGTGGCCGTGGTTAAGCCGTCCGGTGACATAATCGTCACCGAGCGATCGCCCACGCACCAGATCCAGATCTACAACCAGTACGGGCAGTTCGTCCGCAAGTTCGGCGCCAACATTCTGCAGCACCCACGCGGCATCACCGTCGACAACAAGGGCCGCATCGTGGTGGTCGAGTGCAAGGTGATGCGCGTCATCATTTTCGACCAAGCCGGCAACGTGCTGGTCAAGTTCGGGTGCTCCAAGCACCTAGAGTTCCCCAACGGCGTGGTGGTCAATGACAAACAAGAGATATTCATATCCGACAATAGGGCCCACTGCGTCAAGGTGTTCAACTACGAGGGGCAGTACCTGCGGCAGATCGGCAGCCAGGGCATCACCAACTATCCAATCGGCGTGGGCATAAACGCTTCGGGCGAGATACTCATCGCCGACAACCACAACAATTTCAATCTGACCATATTCACGCAGGAGGGCCAGCTGGTGTCCGCCCTCGAGTCCAAGGTCAAGCACGCGCAATGCTTCGACGTCGCCCTCATGGACGACGGCTCCGTCGTGCTGGCCAGCAAGGACTATCGGCTATACATCTACCGTTACATTCAAATACCTCCGATGTTAATGTAG